One Gammaproteobacteria bacterium genomic window carries:
- a CDS encoding 4-phosphoerythronate dehydrogenase: MKILADRGIPRVAEVFGRLGEVRLFEPPRPEPRQLRHCELLLVRSVTRVGPGLLEGSRVRLVGTATSGVDHLDTAGLEAAGISWFSARGCNARPVAEYVLSALSLLSLRQGTPLRGATAALVGCGRVGSCLAGLLEAVGVRCLRNDPPLQERFGGDYLSLDEVLEADIVSLHVPLTRSGPHPTWKLLDAARLRRMKPGAVLINTARGGVADEAALAERLRAGRLTAVLDVWEGEPEID, translated from the coding sequence TTGAAGATCCTGGCGGACCGGGGCATCCCGCGGGTGGCGGAGGTTTTCGGGCGCCTGGGGGAAGTGCGCCTGTTCGAGCCGCCGCGGCCCGAGCCGCGGCAATTGCGGCACTGCGAACTGTTGCTGGTGCGCTCCGTCACCCGGGTCGGCCCCGGCTTGCTGGAGGGCAGCCGGGTGCGCCTGGTCGGCACCGCCACCAGCGGCGTCGATCACCTGGACACCGCCGGTCTGGAGGCTGCCGGCATCTCCTGGTTCAGCGCCCGCGGCTGCAATGCCCGTCCCGTAGCCGAGTACGTGCTGAGCGCCCTGAGTCTCCTTTCCCTGCGGCAGGGGACGCCGTTGCGCGGCGCGACCGCGGCCTTGGTGGGCTGCGGCCGGGTCGGCTCCTGCCTCGCCGGCTTGTTGGAGGCCGTCGGCGTCCGGTGCCTGCGCAACGACCCGCCGCTGCAAGAGCGCTTCGGGGGCGATTACTTGTCGCTGGACGAAGTCCTGGAAGCGGATATCGTCTCCCTGCACGTGCCGCTGACCCGCTCCGGCCCCCATCCCACCTGGAAGTTGCTGGATGCGGCGCGCCTGCGCCGCATGAAGCCGGGAGCGGTGCTGATCAACACGGCGCGCGGCGGCGTGGCGGACGAGGCGGCATTGGCGGAGCGCCTGCGCGCCGGCCGGCTGACGGCGGTGCTCGATGTCTGGGAAGGCGAGCCGGAGATTGACT
- the secF gene encoding protein translocase subunit SecF, giving the protein MRYRLWSAVCSFVLLVAAIGSLAVNGLNLGIDFTGGTLVEVRYLEPVSPGVVREVLDGSEFRGAAVQPFGTPRELLIRVPPNAGPGGDKALLSERLLTVLRAGGREIEMRRVEFVGPQVGEELTRAGALAVLYALGGILVYVSLRFQFRFSLGAIAALVHDVLIVLGFFSFTRMDFDLSVLAALLAVVGYSLNDTIVIFDRLRERFRHMIKATPVEVINTSLNQTLRRTLVTSLTTLLVLFALFLLGGEIIRAFSVALIVGVLIGTYSSIYVASAVTLALGVSRQDLVPAEKEGAP; this is encoded by the coding sequence ATGCGCTACCGCCTCTGGTCCGCCGTCTGCTCGTTCGTTCTGCTGGTCGCCGCTATCGGCTCGCTGGCCGTGAACGGGCTCAACCTCGGCATAGACTTTACCGGCGGGACGCTGGTGGAGGTGCGCTACCTCGAGCCGGTATCGCCCGGGGTGGTGCGCGAAGTGTTGGACGGGTCGGAATTCCGGGGCGCCGCCGTGCAGCCCTTTGGCACGCCCCGCGAGTTGCTGATCCGCGTGCCCCCCAATGCCGGGCCGGGCGGCGACAAGGCCCTGCTGAGCGAGCGCCTGCTGACCGTGTTGCGCGCCGGCGGCCGCGAGATCGAAATGCGCCGCGTCGAATTCGTCGGGCCGCAGGTGGGCGAGGAGCTTACCCGCGCCGGCGCCTTGGCCGTGCTGTACGCCCTGGGGGGGATCCTGGTGTACGTCTCCCTGCGCTTTCAATTTCGGTTCTCGCTGGGCGCGATCGCGGCGCTGGTGCACGATGTCCTCATCGTGCTGGGCTTCTTTTCCTTCACCCGCATGGACTTCGACCTCAGCGTACTGGCGGCGCTGCTGGCCGTAGTGGGCTATTCCCTGAACGACACTATCGTCATCTTCGACCGGTTGCGGGAACGGTTCCGCCACATGATCAAGGCGACGCCCGTCGAGGTGATCAACACCTCCCTGAACCAGACTCTGCGGCGCACGCTGGTCACTTCGCTGACCACCCTGCTGGTGTTGTTCGCCCTGTTCCTGTTGGGCGGGGAGATCATCCGGGCCTTCTCCGTCGCCCTGATCGTCGGCGTTCTGATAGGCACCTACTCTTCCATATACGTCGCCAGCGCCGTCACGCTGGCCCTGGGCGTGAGCCGCCAGGACCTGGTGCCGGCGGAGAAGGAGGGCGCCCCTTGA